From the Bacillota bacterium genome, one window contains:
- the rlmB gene encoding 23S rRNA (guanosine(2251)-2'-O)-methyltransferase RlmB: MRDSRDSEKQTVIYGRNPVREALRGGRTLHKVLVARGADPRLFRELRELAGPAGIPVQVVERPLLDQLTGGGAAHQGVAATVSVKDFVAVEALLTGENPLLVVLNAVQDPRNLGAILRTAEAAGVDGAVVPSRRAAPLTPAAAKTAAGAVEYLPVARVTNIALTLREFKQKGLWVVGADPEAPVSYWDADLGGPLALVIGGESAGLGRAVHAECDSLVRIPMSGRVGSLNASVAAALLIYEAVRQRRAGGSR; this comes from the coding sequence GTGCGCGATTCTCGTGACTCCGAAAAACAGACGGTCATCTACGGCCGGAACCCGGTGCGGGAGGCCCTGCGCGGCGGGCGGACCCTGCACAAGGTCCTGGTGGCCCGGGGGGCCGATCCCCGGCTGTTCCGGGAACTGCGGGAGCTGGCCGGGCCGGCCGGGATTCCGGTCCAGGTCGTGGAACGCCCGCTGCTGGACCAGCTGACCGGCGGCGGTGCGGCCCACCAGGGCGTGGCGGCCACGGTTTCCGTCAAGGACTTCGTGGCGGTGGAAGCGCTGCTGACCGGGGAAAACCCGCTCCTTGTGGTCTTAAACGCGGTCCAGGACCCGCGTAACCTGGGGGCCATCCTCCGCACCGCCGAGGCGGCCGGTGTGGACGGCGCCGTGGTCCCGTCCCGGCGGGCGGCCCCGCTCACCCCTGCGGCGGCCAAAACCGCGGCCGGGGCGGTCGAGTACCTGCCGGTCGCCCGGGTCACCAACATCGCGCTCACTCTCCGGGAGTTCAAACAGAAGGGTCTTTGGGTGGTGGGGGCCGACCCGGAGGCCCCGGTTTCCTACTGGGACGCCGACCTGGGGGGGCCGCTGGCCCTGGTGATCGGGGGCGAGTCGGCCGGTTTGGGCCGGGCGGTGCATGCCGAGTGCGACTCGCTGGTCCGGATCCCGATGTCGGGCCGCGTCGGCTCCCTCAACGCCTCGGTGGCGGCCGCCCTGCTGATCTACGAGGCCGTCCGGCAGAGGAGGGCCGGCGGGTCACGATGA
- the rplK gene encoding 50S ribosomal protein L11 produces the protein MAKKVMAMVKLQIPAGKATPAPPVGPALGQHGVNIMAFVKEYNDRTAGQVGLIIPVEITIYADRTFSFVTKTPPASVLLKKAAGIETASGQPHVKKVGKVTRTKVREIAELKMPDLNAADVDAAVRMVEGTARSMGIEIVEG, from the coding sequence ATGGCGAAAAAGGTAATGGCGATGGTAAAATTGCAGATCCCGGCCGGCAAGGCCACGCCGGCACCCCCGGTGGGTCCGGCCCTCGGGCAGCACGGGGTCAATATTATGGCCTTTGTGAAGGAGTACAACGACCGGACGGCCGGCCAGGTCGGCCTGATTATTCCGGTGGAAATCACCATTTACGCCGACCGGACGTTCAGTTTCGTGACCAAAACGCCGCCGGCTTCGGTACTGCTCAAAAAAGCGGCCGGCATCGAGACTGCTTCCGGACAACCGCACGTCAAGAAGGTCGGCAAGGTCACTCGCACGAAGGTGCGGGAAATCGCCGAGCTGAAAATGCCGGACCTGAATGCGGCTGACGTTGACGCCGCGGTGCGTATGGTTGAAGGTACAGCCAGAAGTATGGGCATTGAAATCGTGGAAGGCTAG
- the rpmG gene encoding 50S ribosomal protein L33 has product MRVNVTLACTECKRRNYITTKNKKSDPNRIEMKKYCRWCGSHTLHKETK; this is encoded by the coding sequence GTGCGGGTGAATGTTACGCTGGCATGTACGGAATGTAAGCGCAGGAACTACATTACCACCAAGAACAAGAAAAGCGACCCCAACCGTATTGAGATGAAAAAATACTGCCGCTGGTGCGGGTCGCACACGTTGCACAAAGAGACCAAATAA
- a CDS encoding peptidylprolyl isomerase has product MKLLCLDRTKRVAVLPVLALFTFALLATAGCGGAPPQPAAPQAVIETERGQIVIELYASDAPETVANFKSLVEQGFYDSLTFHRVDPGFVVQGGDPNGDGTGGPGYAIRDEDSKRKHLRGSVGMAKSGPHTAGSQFYICLSDQPGLDGRYTVFGQVVKGMEVVDALQIGDRMLKVHMEE; this is encoded by the coding sequence TTGAAACTTCTTTGCCTTGACCGGACCAAAAGAGTCGCCGTGTTGCCGGTGCTGGCGCTGTTCACCTTCGCCTTGCTCGCGACCGCCGGCTGCGGGGGAGCGCCGCCGCAGCCGGCCGCGCCGCAGGCCGTGATCGAAACCGAACGGGGACAAATCGTGATCGAGCTTTACGCGTCGGACGCCCCGGAGACCGTGGCTAATTTTAAGTCGTTGGTGGAACAGGGCTTTTACGATTCCCTGACCTTCCACCGGGTCGATCCGGGCTTCGTGGTCCAGGGCGGAGATCCGAACGGGGATGGCACCGGCGGGCCGGGATACGCCATCCGGGATGAGGACAGCAAGCGCAAACATCTGCGCGGGTCGGTCGGCATGGCCAAGAGCGGGCCGCATACGGCAGGCAGCCAGTTTTACATCTGCCTCAGCGACCAGCCCGGCCTCGACGGACGGTACACCGTTTTCGGGCAGGTGGTCAAGGGAATGGAAGTTGTGGACGCCCTCCAGATCGGCGACCGCATGCTCAAGGTGCATATGGAAGAGTGA
- the secE gene encoding preprotein translocase subunit SecE, producing the protein MAESRKREGKPAGKAENDGTKGGPKKELKLKRDPRKDPKKDQKKDSKKEAPAVKKKPREGLVKASRRYFEGVWHELKKVHWPTRREVIIYTGVVLVAVLLVGVLLWIFDLILSQILGRLIT; encoded by the coding sequence ATGGCGGAGAGTAGAAAGCGGGAGGGCAAACCGGCAGGCAAGGCGGAGAACGACGGGACGAAGGGCGGGCCCAAGAAAGAACTCAAGCTGAAGAGGGACCCCCGGAAAGACCCGAAGAAAGACCAGAAGAAAGACTCCAAGAAAGAAGCGCCCGCCGTAAAGAAGAAACCGCGCGAGGGTCTGGTCAAGGCCAGTCGGCGCTATTTCGAAGGCGTGTGGCACGAGCTGAAGAAGGTGCACTGGCCCACCCGCCGCGAGGTGATCATCTACACGGGCGTGGTGCTGGTGGCCGTGCTTCTGGTCGGCGTGCTCCTGTGGATTTTCGATCTCATCTTGAGCCAGATTCTAGGCCGGCTGATTACATAG
- the rplA gene encoding 50S ribosomal protein L1 — MPKHGKKYVEAAKQVDSEKHYEVREALELVKELAPAKFDETVEAAVRLGVDPRHADQQVRGAVVLPHGTGKTRSVLVFAKGEKVTEAEKAGADYVGGEEMVAKIQGGWMEFDVTIATPDMMSAVGKIGRILGPRGLMPNPKTGTVTFDIARAVAEVKAGKIQYRVDKAGNVHAPIGKVSFEVEKLEENLKTLIDALIRAKPAAAKGQYLRGLVVTSTMGTGVRVNVRKFIG, encoded by the coding sequence TTGCCGAAACACGGGAAAAAATACGTCGAAGCGGCAAAACAGGTTGATTCCGAAAAGCACTACGAGGTCCGGGAGGCGCTGGAACTGGTAAAGGAACTGGCCCCGGCCAAGTTCGACGAAACCGTCGAGGCGGCCGTCAGGCTGGGAGTGGACCCCCGGCACGCCGACCAGCAAGTGCGCGGCGCGGTGGTGTTGCCGCACGGCACGGGCAAGACCCGCTCCGTGCTGGTGTTCGCCAAGGGCGAGAAAGTCACGGAGGCCGAAAAGGCCGGTGCCGACTACGTGGGCGGCGAGGAGATGGTGGCCAAGATCCAGGGCGGTTGGATGGAGTTCGACGTGACCATCGCCACCCCGGACATGATGTCGGCCGTGGGCAAGATCGGCCGGATTCTTGGTCCCCGCGGCCTGATGCCCAACCCGAAAACGGGTACGGTCACCTTTGACATCGCCCGGGCGGTAGCGGAAGTGAAGGCCGGGAAGATCCAGTACCGGGTGGACAAGGCCGGGAACGTTCACGCGCCGATCGGCAAGGTGTCCTTCGAGGTGGAGAAGCTGGAGGAAAACTTAAAGACTCTGATCGACGCGCTGATCCGGGCCAAGCCGGCGGCGGCGAAGGGCCAGTACCTGCGCGGGCTCGTGGTCACCTCGACCATGGGTACGGGAGTCAGGGTCAACGTCCGGAAGTTCATCGGCTAG
- the thyX gene encoding FAD-dependent thymidylate synthase, with protein MGESKLYVTLLAHTEGPEALAALAGRRCYSGLDNEDLVAAEAGRDSGELIQKLVGMGHVTVIEHASYTFAVEGVSRSLLAQITRHRLASFSVQSQRYVGETAAKNPDGVFDYVIPPQIAALGDEARREFARQMRTIQEWYDHWAQALGGERDAFEDARFVLPNAAETKFVFTMNARQLLHFFTLRCCERAQWEIRELADHMLDLVKPTAPTIFAKAGPACLRGPCPEGKLNCGRLKEVRKKYRGGGTKQETDRQKAGARSR; from the coding sequence GTGGGAGAAAGCAAACTGTATGTTACGCTGCTGGCGCACACTGAAGGCCCCGAAGCGTTGGCCGCCCTGGCCGGGCGCCGGTGCTACTCCGGCTTGGATAATGAGGACCTGGTGGCCGCCGAAGCGGGGCGCGATTCGGGGGAGCTGATCCAAAAGCTGGTGGGGATGGGGCATGTCACCGTCATCGAACATGCCTCGTACACCTTTGCGGTGGAGGGTGTTTCCCGCAGTCTTCTCGCCCAAATCACCCGGCACCGCCTGGCCTCATTCAGCGTGCAGTCACAGCGTTACGTAGGCGAAACGGCGGCGAAAAACCCCGACGGGGTATTCGATTACGTAATTCCGCCGCAGATCGCCGCCTTGGGGGACGAGGCCCGGAGGGAATTCGCGCGCCAGATGCGCACGATCCAGGAGTGGTACGATCACTGGGCGCAAGCACTCGGAGGGGAACGGGACGCCTTTGAGGACGCCCGCTTCGTCCTGCCGAACGCCGCCGAAACAAAGTTCGTGTTCACCATGAACGCCCGGCAGCTTCTGCACTTCTTCACCCTGCGCTGCTGCGAGCGGGCCCAGTGGGAGATCCGGGAACTGGCCGACCACATGCTGGACTTGGTGAAGCCCACCGCCCCGACCATCTTCGCCAAGGCCGGGCCGGCATGCCTGCGCGGGCCCTGCCCGGAAGGGAAACTCAACTGCGGCAGACTGAAAGAAGTCCGCAAGAAATACCGCGGGGGCGGGACAAAGCAAGAAACCGACAGGCAAAAGGCCGGGGCGCGAAGCAGGTGA
- a CDS encoding ATP-binding protein, whose translation MSNKLFPLGHPVPEEDLIGRLPFVDALVSRLEEGNSIMLAGPRRIGKTSLTKEALRRLKEKGYYTVWIDCFAIRDKEHLAEKIMEGCLANRTGLPKTLAAIREKLRQFGPIPVSLKLQDLEMEVSLFVSRKASPDELLDQALEFPQKLAEKDNKRVIVSFDEFQDVSVVAGNRIFKRMRAAFQEQPRVSFLYLGSKESMMKTLFSSRREAFYRFAVPLPVPSVPQDSWLPYIQKKFASRKVQADASILRELLELTGGHPYDTMLLCNEAYQLVALNGRDVLTLPVLQQAYDQAQAILEPAFTEILAGLGRSAQMRDVICKLAADQQPYKDKPQANAVTRSIKKLEEKGIIERVTRARYRFVEPMFKDFVRRTFTC comes from the coding sequence TTGAGTAATAAGCTTTTTCCGCTGGGGCATCCGGTACCGGAAGAGGACTTGATCGGAAGACTGCCTTTTGTTGATGCGCTTGTGTCCAGGCTGGAAGAAGGGAACAGCATCATGCTGGCGGGCCCCCGCAGAATCGGGAAGACTTCCCTTACCAAGGAAGCGCTGCGGCGCCTAAAAGAAAAAGGTTATTACACTGTCTGGATTGACTGTTTTGCGATCCGGGATAAAGAGCACCTGGCAGAAAAGATTATGGAAGGGTGTTTGGCCAACCGTACCGGCTTACCGAAAACGCTGGCGGCCATCCGGGAGAAATTGCGGCAGTTTGGTCCAATTCCGGTGAGCTTGAAATTGCAGGACTTGGAGATGGAAGTCAGCCTTTTTGTCAGTCGAAAGGCGAGTCCGGATGAGCTGCTCGACCAAGCCCTGGAGTTCCCGCAAAAACTGGCTGAAAAAGACAATAAACGGGTGATAGTCTCGTTCGACGAATTTCAGGACGTATCCGTCGTGGCCGGCAACCGCATTTTCAAACGAATGAGAGCTGCTTTTCAGGAACAACCCCGGGTTAGTTTTCTGTACCTGGGGTCAAAGGAAAGCATGATGAAGACACTGTTTTCTTCACGCCGGGAGGCTTTTTACCGTTTCGCCGTCCCTCTGCCGGTGCCATCCGTCCCGCAGGATTCTTGGCTTCCCTACATTCAAAAGAAATTTGCCAGCCGCAAGGTGCAGGCGGACGCCAGCATTCTTAGGGAACTCTTGGAACTTACGGGCGGCCATCCATACGATACGATGCTGTTGTGCAACGAAGCATACCAGCTTGTGGCTCTGAACGGGCGCGACGTACTGACGCTGCCCGTCTTGCAGCAAGCTTATGACCAGGCGCAGGCCATTCTCGAACCAGCGTTTACCGAGATCTTGGCCGGACTCGGCCGCTCTGCTCAGATGCGCGACGTGATTTGTAAGCTTGCTGCCGACCAGCAGCCGTACAAGGACAAGCCGCAAGCGAATGCTGTAACTCGGTCAATCAAGAAATTGGAGGAGAAGGGCATTATCGAAAGAGTAACAAGGGCTCGGTATCGGTTTGTTGAACCGATGTTCAAGGATTTCGTCAGGCGAACATTCACGTGTTGA
- a CDS encoding NYN domain-containing protein has protein sequence MKDHLVVDGYNVIFNSPELKDLNDLEHARARLIDTLVNFAALAGQRVTVVFDAHSVPGGVARTERHGPVEVIYTSGGETADTVIERLVGRLSGWPAPVFVVTADYVEQRVVLGLGAYRVPPGEFWEKVRRLSRESFIHHRDKPADSYLENRLEERTRAALEAWRRKKPHG, from the coding sequence ATGAAGGACCATCTGGTGGTGGACGGCTACAACGTGATCTTCAACTCCCCGGAGCTTAAAGACCTGAACGACCTGGAACACGCGCGCGCCCGCCTGATCGACACCCTGGTCAACTTCGCGGCGCTGGCCGGTCAACGGGTGACCGTGGTGTTCGACGCCCACTCCGTTCCGGGAGGAGTGGCGCGCACCGAGAGGCACGGGCCGGTGGAGGTGATCTACACGTCCGGAGGAGAGACGGCTGATACGGTGATCGAGCGCCTGGTGGGAAGACTGTCCGGGTGGCCGGCGCCGGTGTTCGTGGTTACGGCCGACTACGTCGAACAGCGGGTGGTCCTGGGCCTGGGAGCCTACCGGGTGCCGCCGGGGGAATTCTGGGAAAAGGTACGGCGGTTGTCGCGGGAGTCGTTTATCCACCACCGGGACAAGCCGGCCGACAGCTATTTGGAAAATCGCCTGGAAGAGCGAACCAGGGCGGCCTTGGAGGCCTGGCGCCGCAAAAAGCCGCACGGGTAG
- the rplL gene encoding 50S ribosomal protein L7/L12 — protein MSKVNEIIEIVKGLTVLELAELVKAMEEEFGVSAAAPVAAMAAVPAAAAPVVEEEEQTEFDVILKNVGNEKIKVIKVVREITGLGLKEAKELVDGAPNPVKEKVNKEEAETIKKKLEEVGADIEIK, from the coding sequence ATGTCCAAAGTCAACGAAATCATCGAAATCGTGAAGGGGCTTACCGTTCTGGAACTGGCCGAACTGGTCAAGGCGATGGAAGAGGAGTTCGGCGTGAGTGCGGCGGCCCCCGTGGCGGCGATGGCGGCGGTTCCGGCTGCGGCGGCGCCGGTGGTCGAGGAAGAGGAGCAGACCGAGTTCGACGTCATCCTCAAGAACGTGGGCAACGAAAAGATCAAGGTCATCAAGGTGGTCCGGGAAATCACCGGTTTAGGCCTGAAGGAGGCCAAGGAACTGGTCGACGGCGCGCCGAATCCCGTTAAGGAAAAGGTCAACAAGGAAGAAGCCGAAACCATCAAGAAGAAGCTGGAAGAGGTCGGCGCCGACATCGAAATCAAGTAG
- the nusG gene encoding transcription termination/antitermination protein NusG, giving the protein MSKQWFVVHTYSGYENKVKANLEKRIESMSMEDKIFRIVVPVEDEIEVKGGKRKISKRKIFPGYVMVEMILNDDSYRVVRNTPGVTGFVGSVGIGSKPIPLTDAEADQIISQMEGDQPRIRIDLVPGEKVRVMVGPFENFMGTVDDVNYEKAKIRVMISMFGRETPIELEYFQIEKVT; this is encoded by the coding sequence GTGAGCAAGCAGTGGTTTGTGGTCCATACCTATTCCGGTTATGAAAACAAGGTGAAGGCCAACCTGGAAAAGCGGATCGAGTCGATGAGCATGGAAGACAAGATCTTCCGCATCGTGGTGCCCGTGGAGGACGAAATCGAAGTCAAGGGCGGCAAGCGCAAGATTTCCAAGCGCAAGATTTTCCCCGGCTACGTCATGGTTGAGATGATTTTGAACGACGACTCCTACCGCGTAGTGCGCAACACTCCCGGAGTCACCGGTTTTGTGGGCAGTGTCGGGATCGGCTCGAAACCCATTCCCCTGACCGACGCCGAAGCGGACCAGATCATCAGCCAGATGGAAGGCGACCAACCGCGCATCCGCATCGACCTGGTGCCCGGGGAAAAGGTGCGCGTGATGGTCGGGCCGTTCGAGAACTTCATGGGCACGGTGGATGACGTCAACTACGAGAAGGCCAAGATCCGGGTGATGATTTCGATGTTCGGGCGGGAAACCCCCATCGAGCTCGAATACTTCCAGATTGAAAAGGTCACCTAG
- the tuf gene encoding elongation factor Tu, whose product MAKPKFVRTKPHVNVGTIGHVDHGKTTLTAAITLVLSKIGQAEYKKYDDIDAAPEEKARGITINTAHVEYETGKRHYAHVDCPGHADYIKNMITGAAQMDGAILVVSAADGPMPQTREHILLARQVAVPSIVVYLNKADMVDDPELLELVEMEVRELLSNYEFPGDDTPIVTGSGLKALECGCGNRECPHCKSIWELMDAVDDYIPTPERDIDKPFLMPVEDVFSITGRGTVGTGRVERGTVKTGDEVEIVGFAAKPRKTVVTGVEMFRKILDYAQAGDNVGCLLRGVDRTELERGQVLAKPGSIKPLTEFVANVYVLSKEEGGRHTPFFNGYRPQFYFRTTDVTGVIQLPDGVEMVMPGDNLQMDVSLITPIAIEEGLRFAIREGGRTVGAGVVTGTK is encoded by the coding sequence ATGGCGAAACCCAAGTTTGTGCGTACCAAGCCGCACGTAAACGTCGGCACGATCGGCCACGTGGACCATGGCAAGACCACGCTGACGGCGGCGATCACGCTGGTTTTGTCGAAGATCGGCCAGGCCGAGTACAAAAAATACGACGACATCGACGCGGCGCCGGAGGAAAAGGCGCGCGGCATCACCATCAACACCGCGCACGTCGAGTACGAGACCGGGAAGCGGCATTACGCGCACGTGGACTGCCCGGGGCACGCCGACTACATCAAGAACATGATCACCGGCGCGGCCCAGATGGACGGGGCGATCCTGGTGGTCTCCGCCGCCGACGGGCCCATGCCCCAGACCCGGGAGCACATCCTCTTGGCGCGCCAGGTGGCCGTGCCCTCCATCGTGGTTTACCTGAACAAGGCCGACATGGTCGACGACCCCGAGCTGCTTGAGCTGGTCGAGATGGAAGTACGCGAGCTGTTATCGAACTACGAATTCCCCGGGGACGACACCCCGATCGTCACCGGTTCGGGCTTAAAAGCCCTGGAGTGCGGCTGCGGCAACCGGGAGTGCCCGCACTGCAAATCCATCTGGGAGCTTATGGACGCCGTCGACGACTACATTCCGACGCCCGAGCGCGACATCGACAAGCCCTTCCTGATGCCGGTCGAGGACGTGTTTTCCATCACCGGCCGCGGCACGGTGGGGACCGGCCGGGTGGAGCGGGGCACCGTAAAGACCGGGGACGAGGTCGAGATCGTCGGCTTTGCGGCCAAGCCGCGCAAAACCGTGGTCACCGGAGTGGAGATGTTCCGCAAGATTCTGGACTACGCTCAGGCCGGGGACAACGTCGGGTGCCTCTTGCGGGGCGTGGACCGCACCGAGCTCGAGCGGGGCCAGGTATTGGCGAAGCCGGGTTCCATCAAGCCGTTGACCGAATTTGTGGCCAACGTGTACGTGTTGAGCAAAGAAGAAGGTGGCCGGCATACCCCGTTCTTCAACGGGTACCGTCCGCAGTTTTACTTCCGGACCACCGACGTGACCGGCGTGATCCAGTTGCCGGACGGCGTGGAGATGGTGATGCCCGGGGACAACCTGCAGATGGACGTCAGCCTGATCACCCCGATCGCCATCGAAGAAGGATTGCGGTTCGCCATCCGCGAGGGCGGCCGCACGGTGGGCGCCGGCGTGGTCACGGGGACCAAGTAA
- a CDS encoding cupin domain-containing protein, whose translation MVLSGFKAVNLKDLVEYAEGSIVSRTLVDKKTGTLTLFAFDAGQGLSEHTAPFDAVVQILDGKAALMIGGQALEASAGQLVIMPANVPHALRAVERFKMLLTMIRA comes from the coding sequence TTGGTTTTGAGCGGGTTCAAAGCGGTAAACCTCAAAGACCTCGTGGAATACGCGGAAGGCTCGATCGTGAGCCGGACCCTGGTGGACAAGAAGACGGGCACCCTCACCCTGTTCGCTTTCGACGCCGGACAGGGCTTGAGCGAGCACACCGCCCCGTTTGACGCGGTGGTCCAGATCCTGGACGGCAAGGCCGCGCTCATGATCGGCGGTCAAGCCCTGGAGGCCTCGGCCGGGCAGTTGGTGATCATGCCCGCCAACGTCCCGCACGCGTTGCGGGCGGTGGAACGTTTCAAGATGCTCTTGACGATGATCCGGGCCTGA
- the sigH gene encoding RNA polymerase sporulation sigma factor SigH, with the protein MSLNPQFETAQLQIYHALEDEKIVEHAREGDGEALEFLINKYRHFVRAKARSYFLIGADREDIIQEGMIGLYKAIRDFRLDKLSSFRAFAELCITRQIITAIKTATRQKHIPLNSYVSLNKPIYDEDSDRTLLDVISGSKITDPEELVISREEFDDIEEKIGELLSSLEWKVLMSYLEGKSYQEIAEDLDRHVKSIDNALQRVKRKLEKYLERREI; encoded by the coding sequence TTGAGCCTCAACCCCCAATTCGAGACTGCCCAGCTCCAGATTTATCATGCTCTTGAAGACGAAAAGATTGTTGAACATGCCCGGGAAGGCGACGGTGAAGCCCTGGAATTCCTTATCAACAAATACCGCCATTTTGTGCGCGCCAAGGCCCGGTCCTATTTCCTGATCGGGGCCGACCGGGAGGACATCATCCAGGAGGGCATGATCGGTCTATACAAAGCGATTCGCGATTTCCGCCTGGACAAACTCTCCTCGTTCCGGGCGTTTGCCGAACTGTGTATCACCAGGCAGATCATTACGGCGATCAAAACGGCGACCAGGCAAAAACACATCCCCCTCAATTCCTACGTATCCCTGAACAAGCCCATCTACGACGAAGACTCGGACCGCACCCTCCTGGACGTCATCTCCGGCTCCAAAATCACCGACCCCGAAGAACTGGTCATCAGCCGCGAAGAATTCGACGATATCGAGGAAAAAATCGGCGAACTGCTTAGTTCGTTGGAATGGAAGGTGCTGATGTCCTACCTGGAGGGCAAGTCCTACCAGGAGATCGCCGAGGATTTGGACCGGCACGTAAAGTCGATTGACAACGCCCTGCAGCGGGTGAAGCGCAAACTGGAGAAATACCTGGAAAGGCGCGAAATCTAG
- a CDS encoding ACT domain-containing protein, giving the protein MCRLGAGAIVPPPGLDEEELYSVTMAPGETSVVCLSRRVPPCVAVEDGWRLLRVDGKLDFALTGILASLAVPLAEKGISAFALSTFDTDYLLVKDSSLGDALIAWRQAGHTI; this is encoded by the coding sequence GTGTGCCGTTTGGGAGCTGGCGCTATAGTACCGCCGCCAGGTCTGGATGAAGAAGAACTGTATTCAGTAACTATGGCTCCCGGGGAAACATCCGTAGTCTGCCTTTCCAGGCGGGTACCACCCTGCGTTGCGGTTGAGGACGGCTGGCGGCTCCTTAGGGTAGATGGCAAATTAGACTTTGCCCTGACGGGCATTCTGGCCTCTCTGGCCGTGCCGCTGGCGGAGAAGGGAATTAGTGCGTTCGCACTATCCACTTTTGATACGGACTACCTGCTGGTAAAGGATAGCTCTCTTGGTGACGCTCTGATAGCCTGGCGCCAGGCAGGACATACCATATAA
- the rplJ gene encoding 50S ribosomal protein L10 produces MPQKKDKVATVADLKERMSRARVIVMSDYRGMTVAEITALRRKVRETGSQMMVVKNTLARLAAREAGIEEMEPMLTGPTALAFGYDDEIALSKMMVQFEKDYKQFDLKGGVMQGRLLPRESVLKLADLPPRPVLLGQVAGAFQAPIAALANVLQGNIRNLVYVLEAVREKKAAQA; encoded by the coding sequence TTGCCGCAAAAGAAAGACAAGGTTGCAACCGTGGCCGACTTGAAAGAACGGATGTCCCGGGCCCGGGTGATCGTAATGAGTGACTACCGGGGAATGACGGTGGCCGAAATCACCGCGCTCCGGCGCAAGGTGCGCGAAACCGGGTCACAGATGATGGTGGTCAAAAACACTTTGGCTCGCCTGGCGGCACGCGAGGCCGGCATCGAGGAAATGGAGCCCATGCTCACCGGCCCCACCGCATTGGCTTTCGGCTACGACGACGAGATTGCTTTAAGCAAGATGATGGTTCAGTTCGAGAAGGATTACAAGCAGTTCGACCTCAAGGGCGGCGTAATGCAGGGCCGGTTGTTGCCGCGCGAGAGTGTCCTGAAGCTGGCCGACCTGCCTCCCCGGCCGGTGCTTCTGGGCCAGGTGGCCGGCGCCTTCCAAGCGCCGATCGCCGCTTTGGCCAACGTGTTGCAGGGGAACATCCGGAACCTGGTCTACGTGCTCGAGGCCGTCAGGGAAAAGAAGGCCGCACAGGCCTAG